A genomic window from Salvia miltiorrhiza cultivar Shanhuang (shh) chromosome 5, IMPLAD_Smil_shh, whole genome shotgun sequence includes:
- the LOC130986651 gene encoding endoplasmin homolog isoform X2 produces MRKWTICSVLLLLCLLFLLPDQGRNLHANAEADSDAPVDPPKVEEKIGAVPHGLSTDSDVVKREAESMSRRSLRSNAEKFEFQAEVSRLMDIIINSLYSNKDIFLRELISNASDALDKIRFLSLTDKEILGEGDDTKLEIQIKLDKEKKILSIRDRGIGMTKEDLIKNLGTIAKSGTSAFVEKMQTSGDLNLIGQFGVGFYSVYLVADYVEVISKHNDDKQHVWESKADGAFAISEDTWNEPLGRGTEIRLHLRDEAQEYLEEYKLKELVKKYSEFINFPIHLWATKEVEEEVPAEEDESSDDDEENAESKSFEEEEEDAEKDEDEKKPKTKTVKKTTSEWELLNNVKAIWLRSPREVTDEEYTKFYHSLAKDFSDEKPMTWSHFNAEGDVEFKAVLFVPPKAPQDLYESYYNANKSNLKLYVRRVFISDEFDELLPKYLNFLLGLVDSDTLPLNVSREMLQQHSSLKTIKKKLIRKALDMIRKLAEEDPDESSDTDKKEIEESSDSNEKKGQYAKFWNEFGKSIKLGIIEDATNRNRLAKLLRFETTKSDGKLTSLDKYIARMKSGQKDIFYITGTSKEQLENSPFLENLRKKGYEVIFFTDPVDEYLMQYLMDYEDKKFQNVSKEGLKIGKESKLKQLKESFKELTKWWKGALASENVDDVKLSNRLADSPCVVVTSKYGWSSNMERIMQSQTLSDASKQAYMRGKRVLEINPRHPIIKELQARVAKDPEDESVKETAKLMYQTALMESGFILNEPKDFASRIYSSVKNSLNISPDVAVDEDDDVEETETEAETSSKETGSSSKIEEAVNDEDVKDEL; encoded by the exons ATGAGGAAATGGACGATCTGCTCCGTTTTGTTGCTACTCTGCCTCTTGTTTCTTCTACCAGATCAAG GTAGGAATTTACACGCAAATGCCGAAGCTGATTCGGATGCGCCGGTCGATCCGCCGAAGGTGGAGGAGAAGATCGGCGCCGTACCGCACGGATTATCCACTGATTCTGATGTCGTGAAGAG AGAAGCTGAATCGATGTCGAGGAGATCGCTCCGCTCGAATGCGGAGAAGTTCGAGTTCCAAGCCGAGGTCTCGCGGCTTATGGATATTATCATCAACTCTCTATATAGTAACAAAGATATATTTTTAAGAGAATTGATCTCCAATGCTTCAGAT GCTTTGGATAAGATCAGATTCTTATCACTTACTGACAAGGAAATTTTGGGAGAAGGTGATGATACCAAGCTTGAGATACAG ATTAAGTTggacaaagaaaagaaaattctcTCAATCCGTGACAGAGGTATTGGTATGACAAAGGAGGATTTAATCAAAAATTTGGGTACTATCGCTAAATCTGGAACTTCAG CATTTGTGGAAAAGATGCAGACAAGTGGAGATCTTAACCTTATTGGGCAGTTTGGTGTTGGATTCTACTCCGTGTATCTTGTTGCTGACTATGTTGAAGTTATTAGCAAACATAACGATGACAAACA GCACGTGTGGGAGTCAAAGGCAGATGGAGCTTTTGCAATCTCAGAAGATACATGGAACGAACCCCTTGGTCGTGGGACTGAAATTAGACTGCACCTTAGAGATGAAGCACAGGAGTATTTGGAAGAATACAAATTGAAG GAGTTGGTGAAAAAGTATTCTGAATTCATTAACTTCCCCATACATCTTTGGGCTACTAAAGAAGTTGAGGAGGAAGTTCCTGCGGAGGAAGATGAATCCAGTGATGATGATGAGGAGAATG CTGAAAGTAAATCTTTtgaggaagaggaggaagatGCTGAGAaagatgaggatgagaagaaacCCAAAACAAAGACAGTAAAGAAAACTACCTCTGAGTGGGAACTTTTGAATAATGTAAAAGCTATATGGCTACGGAGTCCAAGGGAGGTGACAGATGAAGAATACACAAAATTCTATCACTCTCTGGCTAAG GACTTTAGTGATGAGAAGCCCATGACATGGAGTCACTTTAATGCTGAGGGCGATGTGGAATTCAAGGCTGTGTTGTTTGTGCCTCCCAAGGCTCCTCAAGATTTGTATGAGAGTTACTACAACGCCAACAAATCCAATTTGAAATTATACGTTAGACGGGTCTTTATATCAGATGAATTTGATGAACTTCTGCCCAAGTATCTGAACTTTTTGCTG GGTCTTGTTGATTCGGATACCTTGCCGCTTAATGTGTCAAGAGAAATGTTACAACAGCACAGCAGCTTGAAAACGATAAAGAAGAAACTCATCCGGAAGGCCCTTGATATGATCCGCAAACTTGCTGAAGAGGACCCTGATGAATCTAGCGACACAGACAAGAAAG AAATCGAAGAATCCAGCGACAGCAATGAAAAGAAGGGCCAGTATGCGAAATTCTGGAATGAATTTGGCAAGTCAATCAAGCTTGGTATCATTGAGGATGCAACTAACAGAAACCGCCTCGCAAAACTTCTTAGATTTGAAAC TACCAAGTCAGATGGTAAATTAACTTCACTGGATAAATACATAGCAAGAATGAAGTCGGGACAGAAAGATATCTTTTACATTACTGGAACAAGCAAGGAACAGCTCGAGAATTCTCCATTCCTTGAAAATCTAAGAAAGAAAGGTTACGAG GTGATCTTCTTTACCGACCCTGTGGATGAATACTTGATGCAATATCTGATGGATTACGAAGACAAGAAATTCCAAAATGTATCCAAGGAGGGGCTCAAAATCGGGAAGGAATCGAAACTGAAGCAACTCAAGGAGTCTTTCAAGGAGCTGACCAAATGGTGGAAAGGTGCTCTAGCTAGTGAAAACGTGGATGACGTGAAGCTCAGCAACCGTTTGGCAGACTCTCCATGCGTGGTGGTAACGTCAAAATATGGTTGGAGTTCAAATATGGAGAGAATCATGCAGTCTCAAACTCTCTCAGACGCCAGCAAGCAAGCCTACATGCGTGGCAAGAGGGTCCTTGAAATCAACCcccgacaccccatcatcaaaGAACTTCAAGCCAGAGTGGCCAAGGATCCTGAG GATGAAAGCGTGAAGGAAACAGCGAAGCTCATGTACCAGACGGCCCTCATGGAGAGTGGCTTCATTCTCAACGAACCCAAAGATTTTGCTTCCCGGATATACAGCTCGGTGAAAAACAGCCTCAACATCAGCCCTGATGTAGCAGTGGACGAGGACGATGATGTGGAGGAGACAGAGACGGAGGCGGAGACTAGTTCTAAAGAAACGGGGTCTTCCTCCAAAATTGAGGAGGCAGTGAACGATGAGGACGTGAAAGACGAGTTGTAG
- the LOC130986651 gene encoding endoplasmin homolog isoform X1, producing the protein MRKWTICSVLLLLCLLFLLPDQGRNLHANAEADSDAPVDPPKVEEKIGAVPHGLSTDSDVVKREAESMSRRSLRSNAEKFEFQAEVSRLMDIIINSLYSNKDIFLRELISNASDALDKIRFLSLTDKEILGEGDDTKLEIQIKLDKEKKILSIRDRGIGMTKEDLIKNLGTIAKSGTSAFVEKMQTSGDLNLIGQFGVGFYSVYLVADYVEVISKHNDDKQHVWESKADGAFAISEDTWNEPLGRGTEIRLHLRDEAQEYLEEYKLKELVKKYSEFINFPIHLWATKEVEEEVPAEEDESSDDDEENAAESKSFEEEEEDAEKDEDEKKPKTKTVKKTTSEWELLNNVKAIWLRSPREVTDEEYTKFYHSLAKDFSDEKPMTWSHFNAEGDVEFKAVLFVPPKAPQDLYESYYNANKSNLKLYVRRVFISDEFDELLPKYLNFLLGLVDSDTLPLNVSREMLQQHSSLKTIKKKLIRKALDMIRKLAEEDPDESSDTDKKEIEESSDSNEKKGQYAKFWNEFGKSIKLGIIEDATNRNRLAKLLRFETTKSDGKLTSLDKYIARMKSGQKDIFYITGTSKEQLENSPFLENLRKKGYEVIFFTDPVDEYLMQYLMDYEDKKFQNVSKEGLKIGKESKLKQLKESFKELTKWWKGALASENVDDVKLSNRLADSPCVVVTSKYGWSSNMERIMQSQTLSDASKQAYMRGKRVLEINPRHPIIKELQARVAKDPEDESVKETAKLMYQTALMESGFILNEPKDFASRIYSSVKNSLNISPDVAVDEDDDVEETETEAETSSKETGSSSKIEEAVNDEDVKDEL; encoded by the exons ATGAGGAAATGGACGATCTGCTCCGTTTTGTTGCTACTCTGCCTCTTGTTTCTTCTACCAGATCAAG GTAGGAATTTACACGCAAATGCCGAAGCTGATTCGGATGCGCCGGTCGATCCGCCGAAGGTGGAGGAGAAGATCGGCGCCGTACCGCACGGATTATCCACTGATTCTGATGTCGTGAAGAG AGAAGCTGAATCGATGTCGAGGAGATCGCTCCGCTCGAATGCGGAGAAGTTCGAGTTCCAAGCCGAGGTCTCGCGGCTTATGGATATTATCATCAACTCTCTATATAGTAACAAAGATATATTTTTAAGAGAATTGATCTCCAATGCTTCAGAT GCTTTGGATAAGATCAGATTCTTATCACTTACTGACAAGGAAATTTTGGGAGAAGGTGATGATACCAAGCTTGAGATACAG ATTAAGTTggacaaagaaaagaaaattctcTCAATCCGTGACAGAGGTATTGGTATGACAAAGGAGGATTTAATCAAAAATTTGGGTACTATCGCTAAATCTGGAACTTCAG CATTTGTGGAAAAGATGCAGACAAGTGGAGATCTTAACCTTATTGGGCAGTTTGGTGTTGGATTCTACTCCGTGTATCTTGTTGCTGACTATGTTGAAGTTATTAGCAAACATAACGATGACAAACA GCACGTGTGGGAGTCAAAGGCAGATGGAGCTTTTGCAATCTCAGAAGATACATGGAACGAACCCCTTGGTCGTGGGACTGAAATTAGACTGCACCTTAGAGATGAAGCACAGGAGTATTTGGAAGAATACAAATTGAAG GAGTTGGTGAAAAAGTATTCTGAATTCATTAACTTCCCCATACATCTTTGGGCTACTAAAGAAGTTGAGGAGGAAGTTCCTGCGGAGGAAGATGAATCCAGTGATGATGATGAGGAGAATG CAGCTGAAAGTAAATCTTTtgaggaagaggaggaagatGCTGAGAaagatgaggatgagaagaaacCCAAAACAAAGACAGTAAAGAAAACTACCTCTGAGTGGGAACTTTTGAATAATGTAAAAGCTATATGGCTACGGAGTCCAAGGGAGGTGACAGATGAAGAATACACAAAATTCTATCACTCTCTGGCTAAG GACTTTAGTGATGAGAAGCCCATGACATGGAGTCACTTTAATGCTGAGGGCGATGTGGAATTCAAGGCTGTGTTGTTTGTGCCTCCCAAGGCTCCTCAAGATTTGTATGAGAGTTACTACAACGCCAACAAATCCAATTTGAAATTATACGTTAGACGGGTCTTTATATCAGATGAATTTGATGAACTTCTGCCCAAGTATCTGAACTTTTTGCTG GGTCTTGTTGATTCGGATACCTTGCCGCTTAATGTGTCAAGAGAAATGTTACAACAGCACAGCAGCTTGAAAACGATAAAGAAGAAACTCATCCGGAAGGCCCTTGATATGATCCGCAAACTTGCTGAAGAGGACCCTGATGAATCTAGCGACACAGACAAGAAAG AAATCGAAGAATCCAGCGACAGCAATGAAAAGAAGGGCCAGTATGCGAAATTCTGGAATGAATTTGGCAAGTCAATCAAGCTTGGTATCATTGAGGATGCAACTAACAGAAACCGCCTCGCAAAACTTCTTAGATTTGAAAC TACCAAGTCAGATGGTAAATTAACTTCACTGGATAAATACATAGCAAGAATGAAGTCGGGACAGAAAGATATCTTTTACATTACTGGAACAAGCAAGGAACAGCTCGAGAATTCTCCATTCCTTGAAAATCTAAGAAAGAAAGGTTACGAG GTGATCTTCTTTACCGACCCTGTGGATGAATACTTGATGCAATATCTGATGGATTACGAAGACAAGAAATTCCAAAATGTATCCAAGGAGGGGCTCAAAATCGGGAAGGAATCGAAACTGAAGCAACTCAAGGAGTCTTTCAAGGAGCTGACCAAATGGTGGAAAGGTGCTCTAGCTAGTGAAAACGTGGATGACGTGAAGCTCAGCAACCGTTTGGCAGACTCTCCATGCGTGGTGGTAACGTCAAAATATGGTTGGAGTTCAAATATGGAGAGAATCATGCAGTCTCAAACTCTCTCAGACGCCAGCAAGCAAGCCTACATGCGTGGCAAGAGGGTCCTTGAAATCAACCcccgacaccccatcatcaaaGAACTTCAAGCCAGAGTGGCCAAGGATCCTGAG GATGAAAGCGTGAAGGAAACAGCGAAGCTCATGTACCAGACGGCCCTCATGGAGAGTGGCTTCATTCTCAACGAACCCAAAGATTTTGCTTCCCGGATATACAGCTCGGTGAAAAACAGCCTCAACATCAGCCCTGATGTAGCAGTGGACGAGGACGATGATGTGGAGGAGACAGAGACGGAGGCGGAGACTAGTTCTAAAGAAACGGGGTCTTCCTCCAAAATTGAGGAGGCAGTGAACGATGAGGACGTGAAAGACGAGTTGTAG
- the LOC130986653 gene encoding uncharacterized protein LOC130986653: MAISDAVVGNLTTLYLVVIAAIKAYGMAAGRSFSGSCVIVLSTAVVALILVAALTWDVSRKATRALMISTAAPDRGHEMCRGGICWHGVAVKSPASQVRFRLPQHQNM; the protein is encoded by the coding sequence ATGGCGATTTCCGACGCGGTGGTGGGGAATCTGACGACTCTCTACCTGGTTGTCATTGCTGCCATCAAGGCCTACGGCATGGCGGCGGGGCGGAGCTTCAGCGGCAGCTGCGTAATCGTCCTCTCCACGGCGGTGGTCGCGCTGATCCTCGTCGCCGCCCTCACCTGGGACGTCTCGCGCAAGGCCACGCGCGCGCTGATGATAAGCACCGCCGCGCCCGATCGCGGCCACGAAATGTGCCGCGGCGGCATCTGCTGGCACGGCGTCGCCGTGAAATCGCCGGCGTCTCAGGTCCGATTCCGCCTCCCTCAACACCAAAACATGTGA